A section of the Rhizobium sp. BG4 genome encodes:
- the fabZ gene encoding 3-hydroxyacyl-ACP dehydratase FabZ produces the protein MTEEAKASLSSADIIEIMKLLPHRYPFLMVDKIIEIDGDDSAIGIKNVTANEPQFTGHFPESPIMPGVLLIEGMAQTAGAICARKDGSNGNLVYFMTIDNARFRKPVIPGDRVEFHVKKLKQRGNIWKFHCDAKVDGNLAAEADIGAMILRKDQA, from the coding sequence ATGACTGAAGAAGCAAAGGCTTCTCTTTCGTCGGCTGACATCATCGAGATCATGAAGCTCCTGCCGCATCGCTATCCGTTCCTGATGGTCGACAAGATCATCGAGATCGATGGCGACGATTCTGCGATCGGTATCAAGAACGTCACCGCTAACGAGCCGCAGTTCACCGGCCATTTCCCGGAATCGCCGATCATGCCTGGCGTGCTCCTGATCGAGGGCATGGCACAGACGGCTGGTGCTATCTGCGCCCGCAAGGACGGCTCGAACGGCAACCTCGTCTACTTCATGACGATCGACAATGCCCGTTTCCGCAAGCCGGTTATCCCGGGCGACCGCGTTGAATTCCACGTCAAGAAGCTGAAGCAGCGTGGCAATATCTGGAAGTTCCATTGCGACGCCAAGGTTGATGGCAACCTTGCGGCGGAAGCCGATATCGGCGCGATGATCCTGCGTAAGGACCAGGCATGA
- the lpxD gene encoding UDP-3-O-(3-hydroxymyristoyl)glucosamine N-acyltransferase, which translates to MEQNSFFKPRDGVTLSELAQYLGAELPDASKADVIIRSVAPVNRAQAGDLCYVISRKSKAELETCEASAVLCDPALLSAIPPHIPALVSKNPHAAFAMAGGYLHPSALQPLPAMSDDATVGTGAVIDPTAKLEAGVVVEPLAIIGANVEIGTGTRIGAGAIIGQGVKIGRNCSIASGASVLCAFLGNHVIIHNGARIGQDGFGYAPGPRGMIKIVQIGRVIIQDNVEIGANATIDRGTMDDTVIGEGTKIDNQVQIGHNVKIGRHCAIVSQVGIAGSTVIGDGVQIGGQAGLNGHITIGSGVQIAAKSGVVQSIPAGERYGGIPARPIKDFLRESAEIMIRSGARASKTGDKE; encoded by the coding sequence ATGGAGCAAAATTCGTTCTTCAAGCCTCGGGATGGGGTGACGCTCTCTGAGCTCGCCCAATATCTCGGGGCAGAACTTCCCGATGCATCAAAGGCAGATGTGATCATTCGCTCTGTGGCTCCGGTCAACCGGGCCCAGGCGGGTGACCTTTGCTATGTGATCTCGCGGAAGAGCAAAGCCGAGCTTGAGACCTGCGAGGCATCAGCCGTGCTGTGCGATCCCGCGCTGTTGTCGGCGATCCCGCCGCATATCCCGGCTCTCGTGTCGAAAAACCCGCATGCGGCTTTTGCCATGGCGGGTGGCTACCTTCACCCGTCTGCGCTGCAGCCGCTTCCGGCCATGTCGGACGACGCGACTGTTGGTACCGGCGCCGTCATCGACCCGACTGCCAAGCTGGAAGCCGGCGTCGTCGTTGAGCCTCTCGCGATCATCGGTGCCAATGTCGAGATCGGCACTGGCACGCGCATCGGCGCAGGCGCGATCATCGGGCAGGGCGTCAAGATCGGCCGGAACTGCTCGATTGCGAGCGGCGCCAGCGTTCTCTGTGCCTTCCTCGGCAATCACGTGATCATCCATAATGGTGCCCGTATCGGCCAGGATGGCTTCGGCTATGCGCCGGGACCGCGCGGCATGATCAAGATCGTTCAGATCGGCCGCGTCATCATCCAGGACAATGTCGAGATCGGCGCCAACGCGACGATCGATCGCGGCACCATGGACGATACGGTGATCGGCGAAGGCACCAAGATCGATAACCAGGTGCAGATCGGCCATAACGTCAAGATCGGCCGCCATTGCGCCATCGTCTCGCAGGTCGGCATTGCCGGCAGTACCGTGATCGGGGACGGCGTGCAGATCGGTGGTCAGGCGGGCCTCAACGGCCATATTACCATTGGCAGCGGCGTGCAGATCGCCGCCAAGAGTGGCGTCGTGCAGAGCATCCCTGCAGGCGAGCGCTATGGCGGCATCCCGGCGCGTCCGATCAAGGATTTCCTGCGCGAGTCCGCGGAAATAATGATACGCTCCGGTGCGCGGGCGAGTAAAACGGGAGACAAGGAATGA
- the bamA gene encoding outer membrane protein assembly factor BamA — MKAGSRFLNAVSAVALSASVVASGAGVITIVSASAAEAAVIQRIDVRGASRVGAEAVRSNLTIQPGKSFSNTDIDDSVKQLYGTGYFSDVKISVSGGTLVVQVQEAQLVNQVVFNGNRKVKDDKLASVVGTHASGPYNDAQIQADIAAIKEAYAATGRSEVNVTTQVVPLGEGRVNLAFVIDEGDRTKIAAINFVGNNAYSAGRLAAVIQTKRSNFLSFLTRKDVYNEDKLRADEEALRQFYFNRGYADFKIVSSDAQFDETTNKYTLTFNIEEGPRYNFGAVTVQSTVDGVSGEQLQGLVKTHEGEVYSAKSVQQSMEAISDQVASAGYPFARVTPRGNRDLGNNTIGVEYLVDQGERAYIERIEIRGNSRTRDYVIRREFDVSEGDAFNQQMITKAKRRLEALGFFSSVNISTQPGSAPDRVVVVVDVQDQSTGSFGIGAGYAAGGDGLILEASIEEKNFLGRGQYIKVSAGGGLEGSQSYGLSFTEPYFLGYRLATGFDLNHSETSSNDNYDYTEDSLVLRATAPITEDLASTFRYNFKRMDYDSSGSDLSDLSTPYQDLVNNGPWIKSSVSQTFTYNTLDDMTLPREGIYATLTNEIAGLGGDSQFYKVYGKARYYHLLADDADIIGSLSAGAGYVVGLGKDLNIFDQFTLGNSDIRGFENKGIGPRVGNGPDDPLGGTTYFTVSAEASFPMPGFPRDFGLRGAVFADAGTLFGNDVKVTSPETVNGEDAALRASVGLGLIWQSPFGALRVDYAMPVLKKDYDKTQYFKFGINNQF; from the coding sequence ATGAAGGCTGGTTCAAGATTTTTGAACGCAGTATCGGCGGTTGCGCTGTCTGCAAGTGTTGTGGCTTCGGGCGCAGGTGTCATTACAATCGTCTCTGCGAGTGCGGCTGAAGCCGCAGTCATTCAGCGCATCGATGTACGCGGGGCAAGCCGCGTCGGTGCGGAGGCTGTGCGTTCCAACCTCACCATTCAGCCGGGCAAGAGCTTCTCGAACACCGATATCGATGACTCGGTGAAGCAGCTCTACGGCACCGGTTACTTCTCCGACGTGAAGATCTCCGTCTCCGGCGGCACGCTCGTCGTGCAGGTCCAGGAAGCGCAGCTGGTCAACCAGGTCGTCTTCAACGGCAACCGCAAGGTCAAGGACGACAAGCTGGCGTCCGTCGTTGGTACGCACGCCTCTGGCCCGTACAACGATGCGCAGATCCAGGCCGACATCGCTGCCATCAAGGAAGCCTACGCCGCCACCGGCCGTAGCGAAGTCAACGTCACGACGCAGGTCGTTCCGCTCGGCGAAGGCCGCGTGAACCTTGCCTTCGTGATCGACGAAGGTGATCGCACCAAGATCGCCGCCATCAATTTCGTAGGCAACAATGCCTACAGTGCCGGCCGCCTCGCTGCCGTCATTCAGACGAAGCGCTCGAACTTCCTGTCGTTCCTGACGCGCAAGGACGTTTACAACGAAGACAAGCTGCGCGCCGACGAAGAAGCGCTGCGCCAGTTCTACTTCAATCGCGGCTATGCCGACTTCAAGATCGTCTCGTCCGACGCCCAGTTCGACGAAACCACGAACAAGTACACGCTGACCTTCAATATCGAAGAAGGCCCGCGCTACAACTTCGGCGCTGTCACCGTTCAGTCGACCGTCGATGGCGTCAGCGGCGAGCAGCTGCAGGGCCTCGTCAAGACGCATGAAGGTGAAGTCTATAGCGCTAAGAGCGTTCAGCAGTCCATGGAAGCGATCTCCGATCAGGTTGCTTCGGCAGGCTATCCGTTCGCCCGTGTCACGCCGCGCGGCAACCGCGACCTCGGCAACAACACGATCGGCGTCGAATATCTCGTCGACCAGGGCGAGCGTGCTTACATCGAGCGCATCGAAATCCGCGGCAACAGCCGCACCCGCGACTACGTCATCCGCCGCGAATTCGACGTCTCTGAAGGCGATGCATTCAATCAGCAGATGATCACCAAGGCGAAGCGCCGCCTCGAAGCTCTCGGCTTCTTCTCGTCGGTCAACATCAGCACGCAGCCGGGCAGCGCTCCGGACCGCGTCGTCGTTGTCGTCGATGTCCAGGATCAGTCGACCGGTTCGTTCGGTATCGGCGCCGGCTACGCTGCTGGTGGCGACGGCCTCATCCTCGAAGCCTCGATCGAAGAAAAGAACTTCCTCGGCCGCGGCCAGTACATCAAGGTTTCGGCCGGTGGTGGTCTCGAAGGTTCGCAGAGCTACGGCCTGAGCTTCACCGAGCCCTACTTCCTCGGCTATCGCCTCGCGACCGGTTTCGACCTGAACCACAGCGAGACCTCGAGCAACGACAACTACGACTACACGGAAGACAGCCTGGTTCTGCGCGCAACTGCGCCGATCACCGAAGATTTGGCTTCGACCTTCCGCTATAACTTCAAGCGTATGGACTATGACTCCAGCGGTAGCGATCTGAGCGATCTGTCGACGCCGTATCAGGATCTCGTCAACAACGGTCCGTGGATCAAGTCGTCGGTCTCGCAGACCTTCACCTACAACACGCTCGACGATATGACGTTGCCGCGTGAAGGTATCTACGCAACGCTGACCAACGAAATCGCAGGCCTCGGCGGCGACTCGCAGTTCTACAAGGTCTACGGTAAGGCCCGCTACTATCACCTGCTCGCTGACGACGCCGACATCATCGGCTCGCTCTCTGCTGGTGCTGGTTATGTCGTCGGCCTCGGCAAGGACCTGAACATCTTCGACCAGTTCACGCTGGGGAACAGCGATATCCGTGGCTTCGAAAACAAGGGTATCGGCCCGCGCGTCGGCAATGGTCCGGATGATCCGCTCGGTGGCACGACCTACTTTACGGTTTCGGCTGAAGCATCCTTCCCGATGCCTGGTTTCCCGCGTGACTTCGGTCTGCGTGGTGCCGTCTTCGCCGATGCAGGCACGCTGTTCGGCAACGACGTGAAGGTCACCAGCCCTGAAACGGTCAATGGTGAAGATGCTGCGCTCCGTGCGTCGGTCGGTCTTGGCTTGATCTGGCAGTCTCCGTTCGGCGCTCTCCGCGTCGACTACGCGATGCCGGTACTCAAGAAGGACTACGACAAGACGCAGTACTTCAAGTTTGGCATCAACAACCAATTCTGA
- the rseP gene encoding RIP metalloprotease RseP, with protein sequence MEGLTGIFGFLTGYIIPFVLVLSLLVFVHEMGHYLVGRWSGIRILAFSVGFGPEIIGFSDRHGTRWKISAIPLGGYVRFFGDEDASSKPDTSVLDAMSDEDRARSFAGAKLWKRAATVAAGPIANFILAIAIFTVLFSIYGRSVADPVVAEVKPESAAAEAGILPGDLLIAIDGGKVETFDDVRRYVSIRPEQKIVVSIERNGEKMDLPMVPKRTDMTDQFGNKIEIGLIGIVTNQEVGHFRIQTYTPVQALQEGTVQTWHIVTGTFKYIGNLFAGYMKPDQLGGPIRVAQASGQMATLGVAAVLQLAAVLSVSIGLLNLMPVPVLDGGHLMFYAIEAVRGKPLGSSAQEIAFRIGLAMVLSLMVFATWNDISALIG encoded by the coding sequence ATGGAAGGCTTGACCGGTATATTCGGCTTCCTGACGGGATATATTATCCCCTTTGTATTGGTGCTCTCACTGCTCGTTTTCGTGCATGAGATGGGCCACTATCTCGTTGGCCGCTGGAGCGGCATCCGCATCCTGGCCTTTTCCGTCGGCTTCGGCCCCGAAATCATCGGATTCAGCGACCGCCACGGCACGCGCTGGAAGATTTCCGCCATCCCGCTCGGCGGCTATGTGCGATTCTTCGGGGACGAGGATGCATCGAGCAAGCCGGATACCAGTGTTCTCGACGCAATGTCCGACGAGGATCGGGCGCGCTCGTTTGCCGGCGCCAAGCTCTGGAAGCGGGCGGCGACGGTAGCGGCCGGTCCGATTGCCAATTTCATTCTGGCGATCGCCATCTTCACGGTGCTCTTCTCGATCTACGGCCGCTCTGTCGCTGATCCTGTCGTTGCCGAGGTCAAGCCTGAGAGCGCTGCCGCAGAAGCAGGCATTCTTCCCGGAGACCTGCTGATCGCGATTGACGGCGGAAAGGTCGAGACCTTCGACGATGTCCGCCGCTATGTCAGCATTCGTCCCGAGCAGAAGATTGTCGTCAGCATCGAACGCAACGGCGAGAAGATGGATCTGCCGATGGTGCCGAAGCGCACCGATATGACCGACCAGTTCGGCAACAAGATCGAGATCGGCTTGATCGGTATCGTCACCAACCAGGAGGTCGGCCATTTCCGGATCCAGACCTACACGCCGGTCCAGGCGCTCCAGGAAGGCACGGTCCAGACCTGGCATATCGTCACTGGCACCTTCAAATATATCGGCAATCTCTTTGCCGGATATATGAAGCCGGACCAGCTCGGCGGACCGATCCGCGTTGCGCAGGCATCCGGCCAGATGGCGACGCTTGGTGTTGCCGCGGTGCTGCAACTGGCAGCGGTATTGTCGGTCTCTATTGGATTGCTTAACCTCATGCCCGTCCCGGTACTTGATGGCGGGCATCTGATGTTCTATGCGATTGAAGCCGTGAGGGGAAAACCTTTGGGGTCATCGGCTCAGGAAATTGCATTTCGCATTGGTCTGGCTATGGTGCTCTCGCTAATGGTTTTTGCTACTTGGAATGACATAAGCGCGCTCATTGGATAA
- a CDS encoding phosphatidate cytidylyltransferase, whose protein sequence is MQQELKLRIISGIILAAIVLAATWYGGLAFRALSSLIGLLIYYEWSAITGLQREQPAANVVGWAGQGAIALAILLERFDWALGALLALFLVAIGFVVLRGVSRWFPAGVVYAGLTGIALAEIRGADLSGLHAMLFVFAVVWATDILAYFVGRAIGGPKLAPKISPGKTQSGAMGGAVSAVIAGSLIAYIFVPGADWLVAAAVAFILSVCSQAGDLFESFIKRRFGVKDSSHLIPGHGGVMDRVDGLIFACFAAFLLATGFSLIKGGAAAPLGAALFGL, encoded by the coding sequence ATGCAGCAGGAACTGAAGCTCCGTATCATCTCAGGAATCATTCTGGCCGCGATCGTGCTTGCGGCGACCTGGTACGGAGGTCTGGCGTTCCGCGCGCTGTCGTCGCTGATCGGGCTGCTGATCTATTATGAATGGTCGGCGATCACAGGCCTGCAGCGTGAACAGCCGGCGGCCAATGTCGTCGGTTGGGCCGGGCAGGGCGCCATAGCCCTCGCAATCCTGCTGGAGCGCTTCGACTGGGCGCTCGGGGCTCTCCTGGCACTCTTTCTGGTCGCGATCGGCTTCGTCGTCCTGCGTGGCGTCAGCCGCTGGTTTCCGGCAGGCGTGGTCTATGCCGGGCTGACGGGGATCGCGCTCGCCGAAATCCGCGGCGCCGACCTTTCCGGCCTTCACGCCATGCTGTTCGTCTTCGCCGTCGTCTGGGCGACCGATATTCTCGCCTATTTCGTCGGCCGCGCCATCGGCGGCCCGAAGCTGGCGCCGAAGATCTCTCCCGGAAAGACGCAATCGGGCGCCATGGGCGGTGCCGTCTCGGCGGTGATTGCAGGTAGCCTGATCGCCTACATCTTCGTGCCGGGCGCCGATTGGCTGGTTGCTGCGGCGGTCGCCTTCATCCTGTCGGTCTGCAGCCAGGCGGGCGATCTCTTCGAATCCTTCATCAAGCGCCGTTTCGGCGTGAAGGATTCGAGCCATCTGATTCCCGGACATGGCGGGGTCATGGACCGCGTCGACGGTCTGATTTTTGCCTGCTTTGCGGCTTTCTTGCTTGCGACAGGTTTTTCCTTGATAAAGGGCGGAGCAGCAGCGCCGCTCGGTGCGGCACTGTTCGGACTTTGA
- a CDS encoding isoprenyl transferase produces the protein MSKPAFASMPEHVAIIMDGNGRWAKQRGLPRAMGHRKGVEAVRETVRAAGDAGVKYLTLFAFSSENWRRPEAEVSDLMGLLKAFIRRDLAELHSENVRIRIIGDRYTLRSDILDLLLEAEETTRNNTALTLVIAFNYGSRDEIARAMVSLAKDVEAGVLRAQDVTPALINARLDTAGIPDPDLIIRTSGEERLSNFLLWQAAYSEFIFVPEYWPDFGRELFYSALEKFAARDRRFGGLSSQAAAVGT, from the coding sequence ATGTCGAAACCAGCATTCGCAAGCATGCCAGAACACGTTGCCATCATCATGGATGGCAACGGCCGTTGGGCCAAGCAGCGTGGCCTGCCGCGCGCCATGGGCCACCGCAAGGGTGTCGAAGCCGTACGCGAGACCGTGCGCGCTGCCGGCGACGCTGGCGTCAAGTATCTGACGCTGTTCGCATTCTCTTCGGAGAACTGGCGCCGGCCCGAAGCCGAAGTGTCGGATCTGATGGGCCTGCTCAAGGCCTTCATCCGCCGCGATCTTGCCGAACTGCATTCCGAAAATGTCCGCATCCGGATCATCGGTGATCGCTACACGCTGCGCAGCGACATTCTCGATCTGCTGCTGGAAGCTGAAGAGACGACGCGCAACAACACTGCGCTGACGCTCGTGATCGCCTTCAACTATGGCTCGCGCGACGAGATCGCCCGGGCCATGGTGAGCCTGGCCAAGGACGTCGAGGCCGGCGTGCTGCGGGCGCAGGACGTGACACCGGCGCTGATCAATGCCCGGCTGGATACGGCTGGCATTCCCGACCCCGACCTCATCATCCGCACCAGCGGCGAGGAGCGGCTGTCGAACTTCCTGCTCTGGCAGGCCGCCTATTCCGAATTCATCTTCGTGCCGGAATACTGGCCGGACTTCGGGCGCGAACTCTTCTATTCCGCCCTCGAAAAATTCGCCGCCCGCGACCGCCGTTTCGGTGGCTTGTCGTCGCAGGCCGCAGCAGTGGGTACTTGA
- the frr gene encoding ribosome recycling factor: protein MSEGIDIKEIKRRMDGAVSAFKSDIASLRTGRASANILDPVTVEAYGSRVPLNQVANITVPEPRMLSVSVWDKSMVSATERAIRESSLGLNPIVDGQNLRIPLPELNEERRKSLVKVAHDYAEKSKVAIRHVRRDGMDGLKKAEKDGVIGQDESRAQSDRVQKMTDETISEIDRLLADKEKEIMQV, encoded by the coding sequence ATGAGTGAAGGCATCGACATCAAGGAAATCAAGCGCCGCATGGATGGCGCGGTTTCCGCATTCAAGAGCGATATCGCATCGCTGCGCACCGGCCGTGCCTCGGCCAACATCCTGGATCCGGTGACGGTCGAAGCCTACGGTTCGCGCGTGCCGCTCAACCAGGTCGCCAACATCACCGTGCCGGAGCCGCGCATGTTGTCGGTCTCGGTCTGGGACAAGTCGATGGTTTCCGCCACCGAGCGCGCCATCCGCGAATCGAGCCTCGGCCTGAACCCGATCGTCGACGGCCAGAATCTGCGCATTCCGCTGCCGGAGCTCAACGAAGAGCGCCGCAAGTCGCTGGTCAAGGTTGCCCACGATTACGCCGAAAAGAGCAAGGTGGCGATTCGCCATGTTCGCCGTGACGGCATGGACGGCCTTAAGAAAGCCGAAAAGGACGGTGTCATTGGCCAGGATGAAAGCCGCGCCCAGTCCGATCGTGTGCAGAAGATGACGGATGAGACGATTTCCGAAATCGATCGCTTGCTTGCGGATAAGGAAAAGGAAATCATGCAGGTCTAA
- the pyrH gene encoding UMP kinase: protein MSREPVYKRVLLKASGEALMGSQGFGIDVAVADRIASDIAEARQMGVEVGVVVGGGNIFRGVAVASKGGDRVTGDHMGMLATVINALALATSLRKLNIDTVVLSAIAMPEICESFSQRATLYHLSLGRVVIFAGGTGNPFFTTDSAAALRAAEMGAEAIFKGTQVDGIYSADPKKVPDATRFDRLTHKEVLDKGLAVMDVAAVALARENSIPIIVFSIHEKGGFAEILTGGGLKTIVSDN from the coding sequence ATGTCGCGAGAGCCTGTCTACAAACGTGTTCTACTCAAGGCTTCCGGCGAAGCCCTCATGGGCAGCCAGGGCTTCGGTATCGACGTAGCGGTGGCGGACCGCATTGCGTCTGATATCGCTGAAGCCCGCCAGATGGGCGTCGAAGTCGGCGTCGTCGTCGGCGGCGGCAACATTTTCCGCGGCGTTGCAGTCGCTTCCAAGGGCGGCGACCGGGTCACCGGCGACCACATGGGGATGCTCGCAACCGTCATCAACGCGCTGGCGCTCGCAACCTCGCTGCGCAAGCTGAATATCGATACGGTCGTCCTGTCGGCCATCGCCATGCCGGAGATCTGTGAGAGCTTCTCCCAGCGCGCGACGCTCTACCACCTGTCGCTCGGCCGCGTGGTGATCTTCGCCGGCGGTACCGGCAATCCATTCTTCACGACCGACTCCGCTGCAGCGCTGCGCGCCGCCGAAATGGGCGCCGAAGCGATCTTCAAGGGCACGCAGGTCGACGGCATCTATTCGGCCGATCCGAAGAAGGTTCCGGACGCGACGCGCTTCGACCGGCTGACGCACAAGGAAGTGCTCGACAAGGGCCTCGCGGTCATGGACGTCGCAGCCGTTGCGCTTGCCCGCGAAAACTCCATTCCGATCATCGTCTTCTCGATCCACGAGAAGGGTGGTTTTGCTGAAATCTTGACGGGCGGTGGCCTCAAGACCATCGTATCCGACAACTGA
- the tsf gene encoding translation elongation factor Ts, producing the protein MTEITAALVKELREKSGAGMMDCKKALLETNGDIEAAIDWLRAKGISKADKKAGRAAAEGLVAIAGAGHKAVVVELNSETDFVARNDAFQDLVRGIANVALGTDGSVEAIAAATYPASGKPVADTIKDAIATIGENMTLRRAAKLEVEHGVVATYIHNAAGDGIGKLGVLVALKSEGDKAVLTSIGRQVAMHIAATNPLAIRAEEVDAAVAERERNVFIEQARESGKPEAIIEKMVEGRMRKFFEEVALLSQAFVINPDLTVGAAVKEAEKEAGAKIEVVGMARLLLGEGVEKEESDFAAEVAAVAKG; encoded by the coding sequence ATGACCGAGATTACGGCTGCACTGGTAAAGGAACTGCGCGAGAAGTCCGGCGCAGGCATGATGGACTGCAAGAAGGCGCTGCTGGAAACCAACGGCGACATCGAAGCAGCGATCGACTGGCTCCGTGCCAAGGGCATCTCGAAGGCCGACAAGAAGGCCGGCCGCGCTGCTGCCGAAGGTCTGGTTGCCATCGCTGGCGCCGGCCACAAGGCTGTTGTCGTCGAGCTGAACTCCGAAACCGACTTCGTTGCCCGTAACGACGCCTTCCAGGACCTCGTCCGCGGCATCGCCAACGTTGCTCTCGGCACCGACGGTTCGGTTGAAGCCATCGCTGCTGCGACCTACCCGGCATCCGGCAAGCCGGTCGCCGACACCATCAAGGACGCGATCGCAACCATCGGCGAAAACATGACGCTCCGTCGCGCTGCCAAGCTCGAAGTCGAGCACGGCGTTGTTGCGACCTACATCCACAACGCTGCCGGCGACGGCATCGGCAAGCTCGGCGTTCTCGTCGCTCTGAAGTCGGAAGGCGACAAGGCTGTCCTGACCTCGATCGGCCGCCAGGTTGCCATGCACATCGCTGCGACCAACCCGCTCGCGATCCGCGCTGAAGAAGTCGACGCTGCCGTTGCCGAGCGCGAACGCAACGTCTTCATCGAGCAGGCCCGCGAATCCGGCAAGCCGGAAGCCATCATCGAAAAGATGGTTGAAGGCCGTATGCGCAAGTTCTTCGAAGAAGTCGCTCTGCTCTCGCAGGCTTTCGTCATCAACCCCGACCTGACGGTCGGCGCTGCTGTCAAGGAAGCTGAAAAGGAAGCCGGCGCGAAGATCGAAGTCGTCGGCATGGCACGCCTCCTCCTCGGCGAAGGCGTCGAGAAGGAAGAGAGCGACTTCGCTGCTGAAGTTGCTGCTGTCGCCAAGGGCTGA